ATCGACGCTTGCCGGTTGACCAAAACACCCCGGGCGATCTACCGCCACAAGGACTTGGCCGACCTGGAAAAGATCCTGGGGGAGAACCAGAAAAAGCGGAAGCTGATCGTGACCGATGGGGTCTTCAGTATGGATGGGGATATTGCCCCTTTGCCGGGGATCGTGGCCCTGGCGAAAAAATACCAAGCGATGGTCATGGTCGACGACGCCCACGCGACCGGGACGCTGGGGGAAAACGGCGGCGGGACGATCGAACACTTTAATTTGCGCGGCCAGGTTGACGTCGTGATGGGGACCTGCAGTAAATCGCTCGGCGGGGTCGGTGGTTTTATCGCCGGGTCGGTGGCCCTGGTTGATTTTCTCCGGATCAGGGCCCGTTCCTATATTTTTTCTTCCGCTCTCCCACCGGGGACGGCGGCCGGTTTGATCGCGGCCGCTAAAGCGATCCGCTCCCGGCCGGAGCTCCGCCGGGCGTTGTGGGTCAATGTCGACCGGATGAAAGCCGGCCTGAAACGGCTCGGCTTTGATACTTTAGGGAGCGAAACGCAGATCATTCCGATCGCGATCGGCGGGGAAGAAAAAGCGATCAAAATGGCCGACCGTTTGTTCGACCAGGGGATCTTTCTCCCTTGCGTCCGCTGGCCGGCCGTCCCGCAGGGCCAAAGCCGCTTACGCTGTACCGTTATGGCAACCCACACCGCGGAACAGATCGACCGGGCGCTCGAAATCCTGGGGGAGACTGGGCGGGAACTCGGTTTGCGATGATCATTGATACCCACGTCCATTTGGGGAATATCTATGGTTTTCCCGGAGATGTCCCTATGGCGACGCGGGACGAGGGGAGCCGCCATCCCAACAAAGCTAACCTTTATGAGCGGCTGGGGTTTGGCAATATTTATTTAGGCCGGTTAAATTATTTGTTTAAGCCGCTGATCGTTGACTCGGCTAAAGGGACGACTCGCTTCGCTAACCTGCCGAACCTGCTCGATTCCTTGAAACTGGCGGGAGTGGATAAAGCGGTAATCCTGCCGATCGAACCATTTGTGACGACGGAGAGCGTCCTGGCGCTATGCGAAGATTGCGCTGAACTGATCCCTTTCTGTTCGGTCCATCCCCGGGACCCGGAGAAAAAGCGGAAGCTGGCCGATTATGTCGCGCGGGGGTGCAAAGGGCTCAAGATCCACCCGGTCATCCAGAAAGTCCATCCGGCCGATCCGGCTTTGCTGGAACTGATCGAAGAAGCGGCTGGACTGGCCCTGCCGGTCTTACTCCATGTCGGCTGGGGAGCGCTCTGGCAAAGCGAGTTTGGCTTTGTCGATAATTATCGGCGGATCATCGAATCGTTCCCCAAAGTCCAGTTTGTTTTTGCCCACCTCGGCTTTTACCAGCCGTATCGCCTGATGGAATTGGTCGCGAAGCATGAGAACGTCTCTTGCGACCTGAGCTGGCAGCCGCTGGGGATCGTCAAAGCGGCGATCGACCGGTTGGGGGACGAGCGATTAATGTACGGGTCGGATTGGCCTTACAGCCTGCAAGCGACCCCACTAAAGATCATCGAACGGGCGGTTGGCGGCAATGATCTTCGGCGGGAACGGCTCCTTCATCAGAATGCCGAACGATTATTT
This sequence is a window from Candidatus Margulisiibacteriota bacterium. Protein-coding genes within it:
- the bioF gene encoding 8-amino-7-oxononanoate synthase, yielding MDYIEKLLEKIRALGLYPRIRKVSSAARPLVTVDGREVLSFCSNNYLGLATDPGVIAASIEGTKKYGTSCGGSRLISGNIELQEELEAELAGLKGVEAVITFMTGYMANTGVIPMLMEGIDFPGLPSIKPENSLIVSDQLNHASIIDACRLTKTPRAIYRHKDLADLEKILGENQKKRKLIVTDGVFSMDGDIAPLPGIVALAKKYQAMVMVDDAHATGTLGENGGGTIEHFNLRGQVDVVMGTCSKSLGGVGGFIAGSVALVDFLRIRARSYIFSSALPPGTAAGLIAAAKAIRSRPELRRALWVNVDRMKAGLKRLGFDTLGSETQIIPIAIGGEEKAIKMADRLFDQGIFLPCVRWPAVPQGQSRLRCTVMATHTAEQIDRALEILGETGRELGLR
- a CDS encoding amidohydrolase family protein, with translation MIIDTHVHLGNIYGFPGDVPMATRDEGSRHPNKANLYERLGFGNIYLGRLNYLFKPLIVDSAKGTTRFANLPNLLDSLKLAGVDKAVILPIEPFVTTESVLALCEDCAELIPFCSVHPRDPEKKRKLADYVARGCKGLKIHPVIQKVHPADPALLELIEEAAGLALPVLLHVGWGALWQSEFGFVDNYRRIIESFPKVQFVFAHLGFYQPYRLMELVAKHENVSCDLSWQPLGIVKAAIDRLGDERLMYGSDWPYSLQATPLKIIERAVGGNDLRRERLLHQNAERLFML